One Salvia splendens isolate huo1 chromosome 22, SspV2, whole genome shotgun sequence DNA segment encodes these proteins:
- the LOC121787071 gene encoding uncharacterized protein LOC121787071: protein MGNCQAIDTATIVIQHPNGRADKLYSTVSANEIMKMNPGHYVALLLTTTLYSSSTAAAATTVNDKNTPLRITRIKLLRPTDTLAIGHVYRLVASKEVMKGLWAKKQAKLKLEGADKIEKLSPQFETQVKQEKQRSRNNTAVSRSRGWQPSLKAISEAGS, encoded by the exons ATGGGCAACTGTCAAGCCATTGATACTGCAACTATTGTGATACAACATCCAAATGGAAGAGCAGACAAGCTGTATTCTACTGTGTCTGCAAATGAAATCATGAAGATGAATCCCGGCCACTACGTCGCCCTCCTCCTCACCACCACCTTGTACTCCTCCTCCACCGCGGCCGCCGCCACTACTGTAAATGACAAGAACACCCCTCTTCGAATAACGAGGATCAAACTTCTTAGGCCAACTGACACTCTTGCTATTGGTCATGTCTACAGACTTGTTGCATCTAAAG AAGTGATGAAAGGGCTGTGGGCTAAGAAACAAGCTAAGTTGAAATTAGAGGGTGCTGACAAAATAGAGAAATTAAGCCCACAATTTGAAACTCAG GTGAAGCAAGAAAAAcagagatcaagaaataataCAGCAGTATCAAGATCTAGAGGCTGGCAACCATCATTAAAAGCAATTTCTGAAGCTGGAAgctga
- the LOC121787957 gene encoding calmodulin-binding protein 60 A-like isoform X1: MRSDENGASSEQLGQALDQIVRRIMEKQIKPMVLPMVRQQVRSMVVTIVQQEVVPVVEDLIRKVIKEALQEHVEERPSNGGTRNDLPEERSLQLKFVYDTVSNTVTGEELKGINDKWLKLVLVDSGGNTVTCGCGSDAKVEILLLDVNENGGEDNMSLENFDRRIIQTGEKKKPHFAKSVHISLKEGVADLNGLKLGHDKDRIKKYSCRLGARIAQNLDRTTVLEAWTAPFTVIDKHDKYNDKHPCPSLSSEVWRLDGIGRNGNPCGRLKKESIKTVQDFLFWFHVNPEKLQEKILCVGDCKWKTIVSHAQKCNIDCKRMFSHKSSTEPQTCVIYDAVGKLKGGIIESHFVPIDDMPSDEKDRARELLRYVLEEPSAFVERYDDFLEDEGSLLKKFPYRSLQHSVLTVSEDMNENHTSSSQSIIAANNSYACGPSGSLGSIEMGELSNSRAFSTDLHTLDYETPLCFENNSSPINTLLSGNDKHTAEMGGGSSSGRSNASFQSARGQWVDEEEPYYPAPLSPEPMLPDVNSHNVTGGQWFEDEPNGPGSLSPDPMQLYDEHVDIHSAHVHGDETCGADRPKTLKKLSRLLSSFSRLVSGDAGPSCKKGRVD; the protein is encoded by the exons ATGAGGAGTGATGAAAATGGTGCTTCATCAGAGCAGCTTGGGCAAGCTCTTGATCAAATCGTTAGAAG GATAATGGAGAAACAGATTAAACCTATGGTGTTACCAATGGTTAGACAACAAGTAAGGTCAATGGTCGTCACTATCGTTCAACAAGAGGTAGTACCTGTTGTTGAGGATCTAATTCGTAAAGTG ATAAAAGAGGCTCTTCAAGAGCATGTTGAAGAGAGGCCTTCGAATGGAGGGACACG GAATGACTTGCCAGAGGAAAGGAGTTTACAGCTGAAGTTCGTATATGATACAGTATCCAATACTGTGACAGGCGAGGAGCTTAAAGGGATAAATGACAAATGGCTGAAGTTGGTTCTGGTTGATTCAGGCGGGAATACCGTGACCTGTGGCTGCGGATCTGATGCAAAGGTGGAGATACTACTTCTTGACGTAAATGAAAATGGCGGTGAAGATAACATGAGTCTTGAAAATTTCGATAGACGCATCATTCAAACGGGAGAAAAGAAGAAGCCTCACTTTGCTAAAAGTGTCCATATATCTCTCAAGGAAGGCGTTGCAGATTTGAATGGTCTCAAACTGGGACATGACAAAGACCGGATCAAGAAGTATAGCTGCAGGCTTGGGGCGAGGATCGCGCAGAACCTTGACAGAACTACAGTGCTTGAGGCGTGGACCGCACCATTTACGGTCATAGATAAGCATGACAAAT ACAATGACAAACATCCTTGTCCATCTCTTTCTTCTGAGGTCTGGAGATTGGATGGAATCGGCAGGAATGGCAACCCATGTGGTCGCCTGAAAAAGGAAAGCATCAAGACTGTGCAGGATTTTTTGTTTTGGTTCCATGTCAATCCTGAGAAGCTCCAAGAAAAA ATATTATGTGTTGGTGATTGCAAATGGAAGACAATAGTCAGTCATGCTCAGAAATGCAACATTGATTGTAAAAGGATGTTTTCTCACAAATCTTCAACTGAACCTCAAACCTGTGTTATTTATGATGCTGTGGGAAAACTCAAGGGTGGTATTATCGAGTCCCACTTTGTTCCAATTGATGATATGCCTTCTGATGAAAAG GATCGTGCACGTGAGTTACTCAGATATGTGTTAGAGGAACCGTCTGCATTTGTAGAACGATACGACGACTTCTTGGAAGATGAAGGGTCCCTTTTAAAGAAGTTTCCATACAGATCATTGCAGCACAGTGTTCTCACCGTTTCTGAAGATATGAATGAAAATCATACTTCATCGTCTCAGAGCATCATCGCTGCTAATAACTCGTATGCTTGTGGGCCTTCCGGCTCTCTTGGATCAATAGAAATGGGAGAGCTATCCAACTCTCGCGCCTTTTCTACTGATCTTCATACATTAG ATTACGAGACTCCATTATGTTTCGAGAACAATTCTTCACCAATAAATACGCTGCTCTCCGGAAACGACAAG CACACGGCCGAGATGGGTGGAGGGTCGAGCAGTGGACGCTCAAATGCCTCGTTTCAAAGTGCAAGGGGGCAGTGGGTTGACGAGGAGGAGCCCTACTATCCTGCCCCTCTCAGCCCAGAACCCATGCTTCCCGACGTCAACAGTCACAACGTTACTGGCGGCCAGTGGTTTGAAGATGAGCCCAATGGTCCTGGCTCTCTCAGCCCAGACCCCATGCAGCTTTACGACGAGCACGTTGACATCCACAGCGCCCATGTCCATGGAGACGAGACGTGTGGTGCTGATCGTCCCAAGACGTTGAAGAAATTGTCGAGGCTATTGTCCTCGTTTAGCAGATTGGTGTCTGGAGATGCTGGTCCTAGCTGCAAGAAGGGGAGAGTTGATTAA
- the LOC121787957 gene encoding protein SAR DEFICIENT 1-like isoform X3 yields MRSDENGASSEQLGQALDQIVRRIMEKQIKPMVLPMVRQQVRSMVVTIVQQEVVPVVEDLIRKVIKEALQEHVEERPSNGGTRNDLPEERSLQLKFVYDTVSNTVTGEELKGINDKWLKLVLVDSGGNTVTCGCGSDAKVEILLLDVNENGGEDNMSLENFDRRIIQTGEKKKPHFAKSVHISLKEGVADLNGLKLGHDKDRIKKYSCRLGARIAQNLDRTTVLEAWTAPFTVIDKHDKYNDKHPCPSLSSEVWRLDGIGRNGNPCGRLKKESIKTVQDFLFWFHVNPEKLQEKDRARELLRYVLEEPSAFVERYDDFLEDEGSLLKKFPYRSLQHSVLTVSEDMNENHTSSSQSIIAANNSYACGPSGSLGSIEMGELSNSRAFSTDLHTLDYETPLCFENNSSPINTLLSGNDKHTAEMGGGSSSGRSNASFQSARGQWVDEEEPYYPAPLSPEPMLPDVNSHNVTGGQWFEDEPNGPGSLSPDPMQLYDEHVDIHSAHVHGDETCGADRPKTLKKLSRLLSSFSRLVSGDAGPSCKKGRVD; encoded by the exons ATGAGGAGTGATGAAAATGGTGCTTCATCAGAGCAGCTTGGGCAAGCTCTTGATCAAATCGTTAGAAG GATAATGGAGAAACAGATTAAACCTATGGTGTTACCAATGGTTAGACAACAAGTAAGGTCAATGGTCGTCACTATCGTTCAACAAGAGGTAGTACCTGTTGTTGAGGATCTAATTCGTAAAGTG ATAAAAGAGGCTCTTCAAGAGCATGTTGAAGAGAGGCCTTCGAATGGAGGGACACG GAATGACTTGCCAGAGGAAAGGAGTTTACAGCTGAAGTTCGTATATGATACAGTATCCAATACTGTGACAGGCGAGGAGCTTAAAGGGATAAATGACAAATGGCTGAAGTTGGTTCTGGTTGATTCAGGCGGGAATACCGTGACCTGTGGCTGCGGATCTGATGCAAAGGTGGAGATACTACTTCTTGACGTAAATGAAAATGGCGGTGAAGATAACATGAGTCTTGAAAATTTCGATAGACGCATCATTCAAACGGGAGAAAAGAAGAAGCCTCACTTTGCTAAAAGTGTCCATATATCTCTCAAGGAAGGCGTTGCAGATTTGAATGGTCTCAAACTGGGACATGACAAAGACCGGATCAAGAAGTATAGCTGCAGGCTTGGGGCGAGGATCGCGCAGAACCTTGACAGAACTACAGTGCTTGAGGCGTGGACCGCACCATTTACGGTCATAGATAAGCATGACAAAT ACAATGACAAACATCCTTGTCCATCTCTTTCTTCTGAGGTCTGGAGATTGGATGGAATCGGCAGGAATGGCAACCCATGTGGTCGCCTGAAAAAGGAAAGCATCAAGACTGTGCAGGATTTTTTGTTTTGGTTCCATGTCAATCCTGAGAAGCTCCAAGAAAAA GATCGTGCACGTGAGTTACTCAGATATGTGTTAGAGGAACCGTCTGCATTTGTAGAACGATACGACGACTTCTTGGAAGATGAAGGGTCCCTTTTAAAGAAGTTTCCATACAGATCATTGCAGCACAGTGTTCTCACCGTTTCTGAAGATATGAATGAAAATCATACTTCATCGTCTCAGAGCATCATCGCTGCTAATAACTCGTATGCTTGTGGGCCTTCCGGCTCTCTTGGATCAATAGAAATGGGAGAGCTATCCAACTCTCGCGCCTTTTCTACTGATCTTCATACATTAG ATTACGAGACTCCATTATGTTTCGAGAACAATTCTTCACCAATAAATACGCTGCTCTCCGGAAACGACAAG CACACGGCCGAGATGGGTGGAGGGTCGAGCAGTGGACGCTCAAATGCCTCGTTTCAAAGTGCAAGGGGGCAGTGGGTTGACGAGGAGGAGCCCTACTATCCTGCCCCTCTCAGCCCAGAACCCATGCTTCCCGACGTCAACAGTCACAACGTTACTGGCGGCCAGTGGTTTGAAGATGAGCCCAATGGTCCTGGCTCTCTCAGCCCAGACCCCATGCAGCTTTACGACGAGCACGTTGACATCCACAGCGCCCATGTCCATGGAGACGAGACGTGTGGTGCTGATCGTCCCAAGACGTTGAAGAAATTGTCGAGGCTATTGTCCTCGTTTAGCAGATTGGTGTCTGGAGATGCTGGTCCTAGCTGCAAGAAGGGGAGAGTTGATTAA
- the LOC121786367 gene encoding LIM domain-containing protein WLIM1-like, with the protein MVSYGGTTQKCKVCEKKVYLVEELTADSKVYHKVCFRCHHCKGTLKLSNYSSYEGVVYCKPHFDQLFKMTGSLNKSFEGTPRTAIADRSIELNTKMSSLFSGTQDKCIACDKKVYPLEKVAVDEKLYHKACFKCSHGGCVISPSNYVAHEQRLYCRHHHSQLVKLKGNFSKLDRYDPSTVVNGTQPSLLHDVVQTEATLVLALDQEILP; encoded by the exons ATGGTTAGTTATGGAGGGACAACACAGAAATGCAAGGTGTGTGAAAAAAAAGTGTATTTGGTGGAAGAACTCACTGCTGACAGCAAGGTCTATCACAAGGTCTGTTTTAGATGTCACCACTGCAAAGGAACCCTCAAG CTGAGTAATTACTCGTCGTACGAAGGCGTTGTGTACTGCAAGCCTCATTTCGATCAGCTATTCAAGATGACTGGCAGCTTGAATAAGAGCTTTGAAG GAACTCCAAGAACTGCTATAGCTGACAGATCTATTGAGCTGAACACCAAAATGTCAAGTTTGTTTTCAGGAACTCAAGATAAATGCATTGCTTGTGACAAGAAAGTATACCCTCTCGAAAAG GTAGCAGTTGATGAGAAGCTGTACCACAAGGCTTGTTTCAAGTGCAGCCACGGCGGGTGTGTGATAAGCCCTTCCAACTACGTTGCACACGAGCAGCGCCTCTACTGCAGGCATCACCACTCGCAGCTGGTCAAGCTGAAGGGAAACTTCAGCAAACTGGACAGATACGATCCATCTACCGTGGTAAATGGGACGCAACCAAGCTTGCTTCACGACGTCGTCCAGACTGAAGCTACATTGGTACTGGCCTTAGATCAAGAAATTCTTCCGTGA
- the LOC121787957 gene encoding calmodulin-binding protein 60 A-like isoform X2 has product MNQSLLYFKIKEALQEHVEERPSNGGTRNDLPEERSLQLKFVYDTVSNTVTGEELKGINDKWLKLVLVDSGGNTVTCGCGSDAKVEILLLDVNENGGEDNMSLENFDRRIIQTGEKKKPHFAKSVHISLKEGVADLNGLKLGHDKDRIKKYSCRLGARIAQNLDRTTVLEAWTAPFTVIDKHDKYNDKHPCPSLSSEVWRLDGIGRNGNPCGRLKKESIKTVQDFLFWFHVNPEKLQEKILCVGDCKWKTIVSHAQKCNIDCKRMFSHKSSTEPQTCVIYDAVGKLKGGIIESHFVPIDDMPSDEKDRARELLRYVLEEPSAFVERYDDFLEDEGSLLKKFPYRSLQHSVLTVSEDMNENHTSSSQSIIAANNSYACGPSGSLGSIEMGELSNSRAFSTDLHTLDYETPLCFENNSSPINTLLSGNDKHTAEMGGGSSSGRSNASFQSARGQWVDEEEPYYPAPLSPEPMLPDVNSHNVTGGQWFEDEPNGPGSLSPDPMQLYDEHVDIHSAHVHGDETCGADRPKTLKKLSRLLSSFSRLVSGDAGPSCKKGRVD; this is encoded by the exons ATGAATCAGAGCCTATTGTACTTCAAG ATAAAAGAGGCTCTTCAAGAGCATGTTGAAGAGAGGCCTTCGAATGGAGGGACACG GAATGACTTGCCAGAGGAAAGGAGTTTACAGCTGAAGTTCGTATATGATACAGTATCCAATACTGTGACAGGCGAGGAGCTTAAAGGGATAAATGACAAATGGCTGAAGTTGGTTCTGGTTGATTCAGGCGGGAATACCGTGACCTGTGGCTGCGGATCTGATGCAAAGGTGGAGATACTACTTCTTGACGTAAATGAAAATGGCGGTGAAGATAACATGAGTCTTGAAAATTTCGATAGACGCATCATTCAAACGGGAGAAAAGAAGAAGCCTCACTTTGCTAAAAGTGTCCATATATCTCTCAAGGAAGGCGTTGCAGATTTGAATGGTCTCAAACTGGGACATGACAAAGACCGGATCAAGAAGTATAGCTGCAGGCTTGGGGCGAGGATCGCGCAGAACCTTGACAGAACTACAGTGCTTGAGGCGTGGACCGCACCATTTACGGTCATAGATAAGCATGACAAAT ACAATGACAAACATCCTTGTCCATCTCTTTCTTCTGAGGTCTGGAGATTGGATGGAATCGGCAGGAATGGCAACCCATGTGGTCGCCTGAAAAAGGAAAGCATCAAGACTGTGCAGGATTTTTTGTTTTGGTTCCATGTCAATCCTGAGAAGCTCCAAGAAAAA ATATTATGTGTTGGTGATTGCAAATGGAAGACAATAGTCAGTCATGCTCAGAAATGCAACATTGATTGTAAAAGGATGTTTTCTCACAAATCTTCAACTGAACCTCAAACCTGTGTTATTTATGATGCTGTGGGAAAACTCAAGGGTGGTATTATCGAGTCCCACTTTGTTCCAATTGATGATATGCCTTCTGATGAAAAG GATCGTGCACGTGAGTTACTCAGATATGTGTTAGAGGAACCGTCTGCATTTGTAGAACGATACGACGACTTCTTGGAAGATGAAGGGTCCCTTTTAAAGAAGTTTCCATACAGATCATTGCAGCACAGTGTTCTCACCGTTTCTGAAGATATGAATGAAAATCATACTTCATCGTCTCAGAGCATCATCGCTGCTAATAACTCGTATGCTTGTGGGCCTTCCGGCTCTCTTGGATCAATAGAAATGGGAGAGCTATCCAACTCTCGCGCCTTTTCTACTGATCTTCATACATTAG ATTACGAGACTCCATTATGTTTCGAGAACAATTCTTCACCAATAAATACGCTGCTCTCCGGAAACGACAAG CACACGGCCGAGATGGGTGGAGGGTCGAGCAGTGGACGCTCAAATGCCTCGTTTCAAAGTGCAAGGGGGCAGTGGGTTGACGAGGAGGAGCCCTACTATCCTGCCCCTCTCAGCCCAGAACCCATGCTTCCCGACGTCAACAGTCACAACGTTACTGGCGGCCAGTGGTTTGAAGATGAGCCCAATGGTCCTGGCTCTCTCAGCCCAGACCCCATGCAGCTTTACGACGAGCACGTTGACATCCACAGCGCCCATGTCCATGGAGACGAGACGTGTGGTGCTGATCGTCCCAAGACGTTGAAGAAATTGTCGAGGCTATTGTCCTCGTTTAGCAGATTGGTGTCTGGAGATGCTGGTCCTAGCTGCAAGAAGGGGAGAGTTGATTAA